CACGGCGGGTGACTGCACGACCGCATACGTCGCGAGACCGCCGGGCACCAAACGCCGCGGCCGCCAGGTCGCACAGTGAACGAAGTCGCCGCGCCGACACCGCCGGCACGTCAGGCACGGCGCGTGATGGTGCACGGACACACGGTCCCCCGGTCGGAACGCGACGTCGTCGCCGACGTCGATGACTTCGCCGACGGGCTCGTGGCCGAGCGGCACCGGGGCCTTCCGCATCATGTACCAATCCATAATCTCGCCGGGGCACAGGCCGCACGCCTTGACGCGGATCAGCATGTCGCCTCGTCCGAGCGGGGGTACCGCGACCTCCTCGAGACGCAGATCGCCGGGTCCGTGGTAGATCGCCGCGATGGTCGTGGCCGGTCGCGTTACGCCCACGTGGAGCCCTCCGGAAGGACGGCGTACTTGGCGCCGACGCCGCGGTCGAGATCGTGAAAGACCTGGACGATGCCATCGAGCGGGCGCGTCTCGCTGATCAAGTCGCGCGGCCGGAACGTCCCCGACGACAACAACCCGAGCGCCGCGTGCACGTCGTCCGTGCCGTAGTGGAACGTGGCGATCAAGTCGACCTCACCGTAGTGAAGACGCGTGGCGTCGAACTCGGGGGTGGTGCCGCCGGGCAGTCCCCCGAACAGCAGCACCCGGCCCCCGCCGGCCACCCACCGAGGCGCCGCCGTCCAGATGTCGGGCGATCCCGTGCACTCGATGAGCACGTCGGGGCCGTCGCCCCACAGCGCCCGGAGCGCCTGACCGGGGTCGTCCGCGCGAGCGTCGATCGTATGCGCGGCCCCCGCCCGCACAGCCTGCTCCCGTGCGGCGGCCCGCCGTCCCACGGCAGCCACCTCCAGGCCGCGGCGGCTCGCTTCCCGAATGTGCAGGAGCCCGATCGGACCGAGCCCGACGACGGCGACGCGTCCACCGGAGAATCGGCCTAAACGCCGCCAGCCGTGCACGACGCAGGCGAGCGGCTCGAGAAAAGCCGCCTCGACGTAGGAGAGCATCTCCGGTTTCGCAAAAAGATGCCGGCGGACGATGCGCCGGGGCACGCGCATCTGGTCGCCGTACGCCCCGACGGCCATGTCGTCGAACAGCGTTTCGCAGAGGTTTTCGCTGCCGCGCCGGCAGGGACCACACTCTCCGCACGGCGCGGTCGGCATGAAGACAACGGCCTGCCCCACGGTGAATCCCCCGACCCCGTCGCCGACGGCGGCGATGTCCCCCGCAGCCTCGTGCCCGAAGGGTCCGAAGGGAACCCGGGGATGCCCCCGGCGGTAGGTCTTGAGATCGGTGCCGCACGTCAGCGCGGCGCGCACGCGCACGACGACCTCGCCAGGCGCCGGAACCGGCACGGGCACGTGCTCCAACGTCAGATCGTAGGGAGCCCGAAGCACTGCCTGGCGCATGGTCACCCCGCATCCCTCACAAGTGAAATGATGCGCCGGTGGAAGGAACGGGTCAAGAGACCTCTGTGGACGGCGCCCGGAGCCAGGCGAGATCTATCCAGGTGCGCTCACGGCGCACCGGCCGCTTCGCGTTGCGGGTGAAGATCGCGACCTCGCCCCAGGGTTCGTGGGGCTGCGTCCACTGTGCGAATCCGAGACGCGCAAGCGACGCGCTGCGGCAGACGACGCCTTCGAACGCCGCCGCATGCCACGTGCTGGCCGCCCGCTGGGTGTCTGCTTTGGTCACCCCGGTGGGGTACGCCGATGGCAGCCCTGCCGTCGCGAGGCCTGCGGGGGTCGCCGCATCCACCAGCTCACCGCGCCAGCCGAGCTCGTGCAACACCGGGAGGGCGTCCGGCTGCAGATCTTCGAGGACCACGCCGGAGCGGCTGAAGAGATCGTTGGCCACCGACCGGGCGACCGCCAGGCTACAACACGCATACAGCGCGGGGAAGTCCGGAGTGTTCCACCGGTTGTCGCGCCTGGTCTGACTGTACGACGCATCCTCCGACATCGTGTGCCGGCGCGCCAGCACCCGGTAGACGTTGTGGGTGTGCGGCATGAGCCGCGCGGCGGTCATGCCTGATACGACAGGGCGAGATCGTACCGATCTGCGACGTCCGCAATCCGCCCCCGCCGGATCCAGTCGATCGCGCGCTCCCCACTGAACACTTCGGCGGGGCGGCGGATCACTTCCGGAAGCCGCTCGGGACGGAAGAGCGCGACCAACCGCTTGAGGGCGTCCGCGGCGCTGTCGAGCTTGGCCAGCTTCGCCTCCGGGATGGACCCCGTGCCGTGCGACCATCGACGGATCGTCTCGCCCGACACCTCGAGCACAGGGCCGAATTCGTCGTGGCTCATTCCGAGCCCGCCGAGGAGCTCGGCGAGCAGGGCTGGCCCCCGCGACACCTTGGCCTGGGCGATGAGGACCCCGGACACCGTGGCGGAAAACATCCGGAGCGTCCCATCGTCCGCGGGACCGGGCCGACAGTGCGTACGAGTGGGAACCGCCGCGACGGGATCGCCACGGTAGAACCGCCACTTGATCATCAGGAGGCGGGTCGCCTCGCGCCGATGCCCCCGCTGGTAGCACAGAAACGGCGCGAACGCGTCCTGCACCACGGCCCCGGCAACGACCAGACCCGTGTCCGGCCGGAGGCCCGCCTGCTTCCCGAGTGCGGTGAAGAACTCGCTGATCTCGACCACAAACACCCGGATCCCCTCGGCGCTGCCACGCTCAAGGAGTCGGTTGAGCGTACGATGTGTCGCGAGGCGGCGCTCCAGGTCTGCCTCGGCTCGGCGAAGTGCCACGGACTGTGGCATCGGCGGCCATCCTCCCGATGAGGATCAATTGTGCGGTTCGTTCGCTATTAGTGTGCCACAAATGAGCCACACAATCAACCTCACGCCTCCGCCGCCTCTGCCGGCGACTCGAGCGAGATCCGAGCGAAGACGGCGCGGGGGCGCGGCCACCCACACCCCCGCGCCTTCTACGGAGTTGCCCCGATCGTGCCCGTCAGTGTGGACTGTTCCCGTCCTCCGGCCCACGCCGCGGCAAGGCGCCGGAATCGAACGGTTGCGACTGGTCAGATTGGCCGTAGCCGTTGCCGTAGCCGTAACCGTTGCCGTAACCGCCACGGTTCTGTCGGCCTTGGGTACACGAACGGTCCTGTTGCCGGGCGGACCCCCAACGGCCATCGCGCGCCGAAGATGCGGTGCATCCCCTGCCCTGATCCTGGTACCGGCCGCCCCAGTTGGTCGTGTGGGCCGGATAGTTCGGTTGGTACCTCGGCGACTCGGCGTACGCCGGCAGCCCGCTCAACACCACACATGCCGCTCCCATGATCACGAGTCGTAACACCCGTGCCTTCACCAGCGTGCCTAACGTCATCCCGATCACCTCCGATTGATGCGTCGTCCGCTTCCCGTGCGGCCCCGGTGTCGGACCGGCGACGGGCTGCTGACACTCTGAGGGTACACGACGCCCTTGAAGGACTGTCACAGAGGCGATGAATATCGGATGAATGTCCTGTGAAGGCGGCCGTGACGTCAGACCGCCGAGCCGAGATGCCCGCTCCTCGGATGCCTCACGCTGACCGCACGCGTGTGTCGCCAACGCGGGTGCCCCCGGTCGCCGGGGGCACCCGCACGCTTAGAGGCGGCGCCCTACGCGCCTTGGATCGGCGCGTAGTCGTTCGGGCGCTCGCCCCCGTAGTGCTTCTCGATCTGGACGAGGTTCGTATACGCCACCGGCCCCTGCGCCAACTGGGACGTCCCACGCTGCGATGTCAGGACGTTGGTGCAGCCGCCGCGATCGAGGCTGCCGATCTTGCCCGGCTCGGCCGGTGTATACCACGCACCCTCGTGGAGCAACGCCACGCGTGCGCGCACGCGCTCCGAGACCACCGCCGCGGCCAGGACCTGTCCCCGATCGTTGAACACCCGCACCACGTCCCCGGTCGTGATCCCGCGGGCCGCCGCGTCCGTGGGATTGATGACCACCGGCTCGTACCCCTTGACCTTGCTGTACTGATGGAGCTCCTGCACGTTGTCGTAGGATGAGTGCCGCCGCCAGATCGGGTGTTTGGTGATCAGGTGGAACGGGTACGTTGCCGCCTTCGGGCTGCCGAGCCACTCAAACGGCTCCATCCACTGGGGCGTGGGCGGACAATCCGTATAGCCGAGCTTCGCGATCGCCGCCGAGTAGATCTCGAGCTTCCCAGACGGCGTGTTGAGTGGGTTCGCGTTCGGGTCCTTGCGAAAGGCCGCGAAGCCCACGTACGGGGTCTCGTCAATCGGCAACATGTAGTAGCCGACCTCTTTGAACCGCTCGTAGCTCATCGGAATCTGGGCGGACGCGTAGATCTTCCGCAGCCACTGGTCCGCGGTGTCGAGGCCCATCGTGAACCTATCCTTGAACCCGAGTCGCGCCGACAGGTCCCGAAACACGTCAAAGTCGGATCGGGATTCCCCGAGCGACTCGATCGCCTTGTGCTGGTAGACCACGTACCGCCACGTCTGGCTGATGTCGTCGCGTTCAAGGAGCGTGTTGATCGGCAGCACGATGTCCGCGTGCCGCGCCATCGGCGTCCACCAACTGTCCTGCACGATGATCGTCTCCATCTTGCGGAACGCCTGGAGGTTTCGGTTGACCTCGTCGTGTTGGTTGAGCGTGGAGCCCCCGACCCAGTAGATGAGCTTGATCTCCGACTTCCCCGGCTGCGGATACTGGTAGGTGTTGCCGTTGTGATGCAGCGTCACCGGCGCGTTCAGGACCGCGTTCGCGAACTGCTGGTCCAGCACGATCTGCGTCACCGGATTCTGCACCCCGGGGAATCCCGCGGGGCCCCGGCCCTTGATGCGCGCGTCGCCGGCCGATCCGAAGCCCGGGATCGACGCGGTGAGCCCGCCGCCCGGGAGCCCGAACTCGCCTTTCAGGGCGGCCAGCGTGATGAGCATCCGCACCTGCTGCTCGCCGTGATCTTGCCGCTGGATCCCGAACCCCGTCGTGATCTTCACGCGGGAGGTGCCCGCGTATTCGTGCGCGAGGGCCCGGATCCGCTCCGCGGGGATATCCGTCAGCGCCGCCGCCCACTCCGGCGTCTTCGGCTGCTTGTCCGTCTCCCCCATCACGTACTGCCGGAACGGCTCGAATCCGACCGTGTACGTGTCGATGAACCCCTTGTTGTAGAGGTTTTCGGTGAGCATCACATACGCCATGGCTGCGATCAGCGCCGAGTCGGTGCCGGGTCGGATCGGGATCCACTGCTGAGACACCTCGGCGGTCTCGGTGTAGACGGGGTCGATCGTGATGAGCTTCCCGCCCCGCTGCTTGAACGCGGCGATCCACTCGTACGTGCGGCCCTGCAGCGGCCCGACGACCTTCTGGACGTTCATCGGGTCGCTGCCCCACACGATCACCAGGTTGCTGTTGGCAACCGTGTCCGCCCACGAATCGTCGGGAAAGATCACGCCCCAGGAGTACGGCGCCGCCCACTGCCACGCGGCGTAACTCTTGTTGCCGATGCGGTTCGTGTACCCGCCGTAGAGGCTCAAGAAGCGGCTGAGCTGGCCTGTCTTGGTGTTCAACAGCCCGGTCGTAGACCACCCGCCGATCATGCCGCCGAAGATCCCCTCGTTGCCGTAGCGCGTCTTGACACGCTTGAGTTCCTGCGCCACGAGGTCCAGCGCTTCGTCCCAGCTCACCCTCCGATAGCGCGGCACCCCCCGGGTCGCGCGATTGCCGCCCGCGCCGGGCTTCCAGTCCGCCCGTACCATCGGGTACAGGATCCGATCCGGCGCGTATGTGCGGTGGTGCCAGTTCAACGCCATCGGCGACGCCACGTTGTTGGGGTAGTCGAGGCTGCTGACCCGGGTGATGCGCCCGTTCAGCACGTGCACGTCGATCAGCCCCTCGTTGTCGGCGCTCGCGAGGACCCGCTCGGTCCCGGCGGGCGGTTCCAGTGGCGACGCCGCAGGCATGGCGGCCGCCGCCGCAGGCCGAGGCTGGAGCGCGGCTCCCAGCAATGACGTACTCGCCGCCGCGGCACCGACACCCCTCAGGAACTCCCGGCGGCGTACCCGGCCCCGCGGTGCCTTCGCGTCGGTCCGCTCGGATGATTCACTCATGGTTCCCCTCCTTCGGCGGGCGCGCGACCGTCTGCGCGCTCGCCCTCATGGTCTCACGCTACCAACCCCCGGCCGGGTGGAGTATCCGGTCTCTACCTGATTTGACGGGAAGCCAGCGTTCATCGAATCTTCACGACATCCGCGCGGGTTCTTCGCACCGTCGGGCCGGCCCGTGGGGACAACATGAGTGCGTGGATCACGCGCGGAGAGGGGGTACAAACCATGTTGATTGCGCTGCTTCTACTCGCGGGGCTGGCAATGTGGGCAACCGGTCACCTCATTCTCCAGTAGGCACACGTACGCCCCGGCGGAGGAACGCCTCCGCCGGGGCGTGGATCGCCCCCGCCCTCCCTATCGTCGTCCGGACTGGCGCACCCCGTTTCTCACGAACAGGCGCTTCATCTTGCGCAACCGGTTGTCAGCCTCCCGCAGGAGCCCTTCGGGGGTCTGCGCGTCCTTCGGCCATGTCGCGAGTCCGCACGAGAGACTCGCGTAGGAGCCGGCTTCCCGCATGTGGGGCACGGTGATCCGCACCGGACGGAGCCGCGCGACCAGCTTCTCCGCCTGGGCGGCCGTCGTCTCCGGGAGGAGCATGCCGAACTCGTCCCCGCCCCACCGCGCCACCATGTCGGAGCCGCGCACGTAACGGACCAGCAGATCCGCCACGTGGGCGAGCAGCTCGTCGCCCGCGGCGTGGCCGTGCACGCTGTTGATGATCTCAAACCCGTCGATGTCGAGCAGCACGACGCTGAGTTGGCGCCCCGTGCGCCGGTTGCGAGCGATCTCCGACCCAAGGCGATCCAGAAAACTCTGCCGGTTGGCCACGCCCGTGAGGGCGTCGGTCGCCGCGAGTTGCTTCAACTGCTCGTTGAGCCGCGCCACCTCCACCGCTCCCGCCAGATAGCGCCCGACCACCGTGAGGAGACTGAGGTCGGCCTCCGTGAACGCGCCCGGGGCGGCGGCGTAGGCGCTCAGGACCCCGATGGCGCGGTCGCTGACGACCAGTGGGGCGTAGATGCCTGACTTGACCTTCCCCCCACGCGGGAGCGTCCCGCCGTCAGGGGACAGGTTCGAGATGAGCAACGGGACCTTGCGGTCCATGACGGTCCCGTGCAACCCCTTGTCTCGGGGCAGCGCCGCGCCCCGCGATTTCGCCCAGAGGCCCGAGGCGGCCCGAACGGTCAACGCGTTCGGCACGCGCTCGTCCAGCAGCGCGATCGTGCACGAGTCGAACCCCGTCTCCTCGTGGAGCGCCAGCATCACCCGCTCGAGCAGGGTCGGCAGCGACCGGACCGCCGCGAGGTCGTTTGCGAGACGCGCAAGAAAGAGGAGCGCCCGGTCCGGCTTCGCGGCGCCGGCTCGGGCTCCGTCCCCGGAACGTGACGAAGACACTTTCGACATGTGTCGGGTCCCCTGGACAGGTCAATTTGCTCGTTAGTAGCGTGCCCATCTTCCGCGCCCGTGAGACGCCCGCGCGGCCGGTAACGCCGTGCGCCCCCGGATTCGGGGGCGCACGGTCGTCGCCGGGACGCATGTGCCGGCGTTAGGTGGGCTGGATCGGCGCGTAGTCGTTCGGACGCTCCCCGCCGAAATGCTTCTCGATCTGCACCAGCCCGGTGTGACAGACCGGCCCCTGCGCGAGCTGCGACGTGCCCCGCTGGGCGGTCAGGCTGTTAGCGCACCCGCCTACGTCCAAGCTGCCGAGCTTGCCCGGCTCCGCGGGTCGGTACCAGGAACCCTCGTGCAGGATCACGACCCGCGGGCGCACCCGTTCGGTCACCAACGCGGCGGCCAGCACCTGTCCGCGGTCGTTGAAGACCCGGACGACGTCGCCGGTCTCGATGCCACGGCCCGCGGCGTCCTTGGGATTGATGAACACCGGCTCGTACCCCTTGATCTTGCTGTACTCGTGGAGCTCCGCCACGTTGTCGTACGACGAGTGCCGGCGCCACCGCGGGTGCTTGGTCAGGAGGTGCAGCGGATACTGCTTCGCCTTCGCGCTGCCGAGCCACTCAAACGGCTCCATCCACTGCGGCGTCGGCGGGCAGTCCGCGTAGCCGTACTTCGCGATCTGCTGCGAGTAGATCTCGATCCGCCCCGATGGCGTGTTGAGGGGATGCGCGGCCGGATCTTGGCGAAAGTCCGCGAAGGCGACGTACGGCGTCTCGTCGGTCGGCAGCGTGTAGAAACCGACCTCCCGGAAACGTTCGTAGCTCATCGGGTTCTGGGCCTGCGCGTAGAGTCTCCGAAGCCACAGGTCCTCGGTCTCGAGGCCCATCGTGAACTTGTCCTTGAACCCGAGCCGCGCGGAGAGCGCCGTGAACACCTCGAAGTCCGACTTCGATTCGCCGAGCGGCTCGATGA
The nucleotide sequence above comes from bacterium. Encoded proteins:
- a CDS encoding RES family NAD+ phosphorylase produces the protein MTAARLMPHTHNVYRVLARRHTMSEDASYSQTRRDNRWNTPDFPALYACCSLAVARSVANDLFSRSGVVLEDLQPDALPVLHELGWRGELVDAATPAGLATAGLPSAYPTGVTKADTQRAASTWHAAAFEGVVCRSASLARLGFAQWTQPHEPWGEVAIFTRNAKRPVRRERTWIDLAWLRAPSTEVS
- a CDS encoding sensor domain-containing diguanylate cyclase, with product MSKVSSSRSGDGARAGAAKPDRALLFLARLANDLAAVRSLPTLLERVMLALHEETGFDSCTIALLDERVPNALTVRAASGLWAKSRGAALPRDKGLHGTVMDRKVPLLISNLSPDGGTLPRGGKVKSGIYAPLVVSDRAIGVLSAYAAAPGAFTEADLSLLTVVGRYLAGAVEVARLNEQLKQLAATDALTGVANRQSFLDRLGSEIARNRRTGRQLSVVLLDIDGFEIINSVHGHAAGDELLAHVADLLVRYVRGSDMVARWGGDEFGMLLPETTAAQAEKLVARLRPVRITVPHMREAGSYASLSCGLATWPKDAQTPEGLLREADNRLRKMKRLFVRNGVRQSGRR
- a CDS encoding alcohol dehydrogenase catalytic domain-containing protein, which codes for MRQAVLRAPYDLTLEHVPVPVPAPGEVVVRVRAALTCGTDLKTYRRGHPRVPFGPFGHEAAGDIAAVGDGVGGFTVGQAVVFMPTAPCGECGPCRRGSENLCETLFDDMAVGAYGDQMRVPRRIVRRHLFAKPEMLSYVEAAFLEPLACVVHGWRRLGRFSGGRVAVVGLGPIGLLHIREASRRGLEVAAVGRRAAAREQAVRAGAAHTIDARADDPGQALRALWGDGPDVLIECTGSPDIWTAAPRWVAGGGRVLLFGGLPGGTTPEFDATRLHYGEVDLIATFHYGTDDVHAALGLLSSGTFRPRDLISETRPLDGIVQVFHDLDRGVGAKYAVLPEGSTWA
- a CDS encoding molybdopterin-dependent oxidoreductase codes for the protein MSESSERTDAKAPRGRVRRREFLRGVGAAAASTSLLGAALQPRPAAAAAMPAASPLEPPAGTERVLASADNEGLIDVHVLNGRITRVSSLDYPNNVASPMALNWHHRTYAPDRILYPMVRADWKPGAGGNRATRGVPRYRRVSWDEALDLVAQELKRVKTRYGNEGIFGGMIGGWSTTGLLNTKTGQLSRFLSLYGGYTNRIGNKSYAAWQWAAPYSWGVIFPDDSWADTVANSNLVIVWGSDPMNVQKVVGPLQGRTYEWIAAFKQRGGKLITIDPVYTETAEVSQQWIPIRPGTDSALIAAMAYVMLTENLYNKGFIDTYTVGFEPFRQYVMGETDKQPKTPEWAAALTDIPAERIRALAHEYAGTSRVKITTGFGIQRQDHGEQQVRMLITLAALKGEFGLPGGGLTASIPGFGSAGDARIKGRGPAGFPGVQNPVTQIVLDQQFANAVLNAPVTLHHNGNTYQYPQPGKSEIKLIYWVGGSTLNQHDEVNRNLQAFRKMETIIVQDSWWTPMARHADIVLPINTLLERDDISQTWRYVVYQHKAIESLGESRSDFDVFRDLSARLGFKDRFTMGLDTADQWLRKIYASAQIPMSYERFKEVGYYMLPIDETPYVGFAAFRKDPNANPLNTPSGKLEIYSAAIAKLGYTDCPPTPQWMEPFEWLGSPKAATYPFHLITKHPIWRRHSSYDNVQELHQYSKVKGYEPVVINPTDAAARGITTGDVVRVFNDRGQVLAAAVVSERVRARVALLHEGAWYTPAEPGKIGSLDRGGCTNVLTSQRGTSQLAQGPVAYTNLVQIEKHYGGERPNDYAPIQGA